In the genome of Peromyscus eremicus chromosome 1, PerEre_H2_v1, whole genome shotgun sequence, the window TACAgctctcaaaaaaattttaaagcaaatgtGTAATTTAgcaacatctacttatttattcagAATAAGCTCCAGCAGTGGGTAGAGTGTCCAAGAGCTGCTGAGTGTGAGGTGCTCTGGAAAGCAGGGTGACAGACAGGCATCCGTGGTCCTGTCCTACAAAGCCACACCTTGgtttagaggttttttgtttttttgtcagggTTTTTCCAGGCTTATCTTGAACTGTCGGCCTCAAATGATCCACCCACTTTTGGCTGCCAATAGCTGAGCCTACGGGTCTGTGCCACCCCACTCAACCCAAAGCCCCAGGTGGTGCTAATTCTGATGTGATCCATCCACTGTGTTCATAACTGGAAGAAAATGCTTCATGTCACAAAAAAATAAGAgatttgaatttgttttctttctcgtCTAAGAatgtctgcctctctctttctctctcttcccggggtaggatctcatgtaacccaggctgaggctggcattgaactcctgattctcctgcctccctccgACTCTCAAGAGCCTGGATTGCAGGCTGATGCTACCACACTTAGCTTCATGGGCTCTTTTAGGTGTTAGCCGCTGATACCCCACCTGCCCTAAACAGAGTTCTGTGGAATATTGTGCCTTTGACATAAAAATGGCTTTTCTGTAGGACTGAGGACATAGTTCAGTGCAGAGTGctagcctagcatgcacaggcctGTCTTCTAGCCCCAGCACAtagggatgaatgaatgaatgaatgaatgagtaaatggatGAAAGCCTGGTATAAACAATTAGGCCTGACATAGGAGGATTGCCAGGAGTTTAAGGCCGgccttgtgagttccaggagagcctgggCCATAgagtgagatcttgtttcaaaaagtaaatgaacgctgggcagtggtggcacacgcctttaattccagcacttgggaggcagaagcaggcggatctctgagttctgagtttgaggccagcctgggctacagagtggggacagccagagctacactgagatactctgtcttgaaactgcccccgccaaaaaaaattaaatgaacaataataagtaaataaataaaattttaaaaatggttctCTGAAGAACAAAGAGTTTGTAGTAGGATCAAGATGAAGTGAACatgcccggtggtggtggtgcacacctttacttcccagcactctggaggcagaggcaggtggatctctgtgagaatgagatccaggacagccagggctacacagagaaaccctgtcttgaagaaccaaaaagaaagaaaaaaccaaaaagatgaaGTGGACAGCGTGGGCAGAGTGAGTTGCTATCCTGAGCATCACGCCCTCTACCTATCTCTAACACATGGGCTTCACAGCCAGAACACAGGCTTGTAGGACATGGCTCTTGCTCCCCTATAAAAATGAATTAAGGACAATGCCATAGGAAAAGGATTCACATTTTCAGCTCTTCCTGCAGGAAGCTCCAGCATCAGCACtggagctgaggatggagctgCTGTTCACTTGCAGTACCCCAAGCTGGGGTACACTTGGCCCCAGTCTCCATCACACTCTGTTGTACACATCTATGAACTGATCTGGAGAAGGCCTAGCATAGCCCTCAGTAACTGGATTTTAAGGCCTCTGACAAGGAACATGGAGAATTCTTGCAAAACCCTGGAGTGACAGGGAGCAGTATAGGTCAAGGAGGAGAGAATTGGGGGGAAATGCTGGGAAATTTGCTTAGTCTGAACTTCAGGATGCCTGCGCTCAGGGATGGGCATGTGGAATATCTGTGTGGCCCTTCTCCCCTGCAGATGTTCATCATTGACAAGGTGGATGGGGATGTCTGCTCACTGAATGAATTCTCCATCACCGGCTCCACCTATGCGCCCGAGGGAGAGGTGTAAGTCATCCAGGAGTCTCCTCAGGGCTGTGTGCAGACCCCCCACCTCCTTTACTTGGGATCTCCTCCtactttccccttccttttccactCCCTTTTTTCCCAACCATCTTCTCTCCGACCCTCCACCTCCAAGTTCATTactgtctcctctccctcccgatgcctgtctgcttctctgtgctctctgcaTCTCATGCTCcgttctcctccatttctctcctgtcttccttcccacCTTGCTGCCAGCTTGAAGAATGATAAGCCAATCCGAGCAGGGCAGTATGATGGGCTGGTGGAGCTGGCCACCATCTGTGCCCTCTGCAATGACTCCTCCTTGGACTTTAATGAGGTAACCTTCCACCCCCAAAGCTCCCCGTTCCGTTCCCGCAGCTCAGAGTCTGTGCCTCCTGGGTGTTCCAGGAGGAAGGGGTCTTAGGGAGCAAACGTAAATGCAAGGGGAGTGCTTGGCTTCTTCTTGTCCCACCCAGATGAAGATGGGTGTGTTGGGTGAGGACAGGAGATCCGGGCACacacttcctctccctcctctgtccaTTTCAGACCAAAGGTGTCTATGAGAAGGTGGGCGAGGCCACGGAGACAGCCCTCACCACCTTGGTGGAGAAGATGAATGTGTTCAACACTGAAGTGAGGAGCCTCTCTAAAGTGGAGAGGGCTAACGCCTGCAACTCGGTGAGTCAGGGCGCCCTCCACAGGCCTAGACCCAAGATCTGGGCAGACCCAGACAGACAAAGCCTTGTATCTGTGCTGGGACCCCAACTAGGTAGGCAGTGGCTTCATCCACAGCTTTTCcaagccaggctgagctctggtgAAACTCCTTTTCCCTATAGTGATATGGCTCAATACCCTGGAAGGTCACTTCCTCTTGTGACCCAGAGTTGGACAGAGCTGGATGGAAACCATGGTGCCACCTGCTGGGTTGGCCCTGAGTTCAGCCACAGCACATTGGTTTCCATCAGCTCTCAGGTCTTTGGTGTGGGGTCTGGCTTGTGCAGCCATTGATCCCACACGGTGAGGTCTTCTCCAGGACACATCCAGTGCTGGCACTCACTGGACTCCAGCTGTGAACGCTTGCTGGTTTCTGAGTTATCATGTTACTTACAGCTCTCTTTcttgacatcctcctgcctcagtctcccaagtgttggcattaacagtgtgcaccactgtggctggctttcctctgtctcttcctaTACTTCTTCATTGGTACTAGGAAATGGAACGCAGAACTTATATGTACTAggcaaatttctttccttttttaaagaaaatattacttCTGTAAGTTTTTCCTCTCTTGTATGTGCAAGATACACACTactgcttttttattattatttctttgtgtgtggtggggagttGGTTCTTGTCTTTCACCATGGgttctggaatcaaactcaggcttgtgtggccatcaggcttgtgtggccatcaggcttgtgtggccatcaggcttgtgtggccatcaagtgattttacccactgagtcctctctgctctgctttaTTTAATGTAACAAACAAGCGGAGTTTGAGGCTTCACAACTCTGGGCAAATGCCTCCACCGCCACCTCCCAAgctcttgttatttttatttgggtctgtggatggtttttttatttgtatatggtGCTGGGATTGAGCCCCACGCCTCTCACATGCTAGGTTGGTGCTTTACCGCCAAGTAAAGCCTTAGCCCCATCTGTGATGTAGTTGGTAAATAAAggctaattattattattattattattatattattattattattattactattttcatTTTGGTTTAAGATAAAGCCTTGCTGCACAGCCCAGATTGGTCTTAAACTCACGCCAGTACTCCAGCTTTAgtctgcaagtgctgggattataggcataactCATCATGCTTGGCCACGGCTCTCATTCATTTTTCATTGTgtgctagggaagcagaggcaggagaattactgtAAGTTCAACACCAACCCGGActatagtgagagaccctgtctcagagtcTTGGTCatactggctctgttccccactgACACCACATTGGACGGTGCAGGCTACATGTCTTCGGTTACTGAATGTGCTGTTGGGTAGCAGCATGCAAGGCCACTCTGTTTCTCTCGTGCTTTAAACTGGACACTTGAACTTGGGGAGTGGCTcggtggtagaacacttgcctagcatgtgtgagccaTGAGGTCTATCCTCAGTACTACAAAACTGAAAATCAGCCCACGGTGGAAATGGTATGCGCCAGCCCTGGAGTTTCTGCATTTGTCTTGTGGGTAACGGCTTTGCCTTAGACTCAGCCCCAGCACGGGGTCTACTCTGACATCCAGATCCTTTCAGACTGCTTTAAAGGGATCTGGTCTTTACCTCCCAGGTGATCCGCCAACTGATGAAGAAGGAATTCACCCTGGAATTCTCCCGAGACAGAAAGTCTATGTCTGTCTACTGTTCCCCGGCTAAGTCGTCTCGGGCTGCTGTAGGAAACAAGATGTTTGTCAAGGTCAGAAGCTTTCTGTTAGCATTGGGGCCCTTTCCAGTGCCTGCCCTCGGTACCCTGGAAGGCAGGCAAGAGTCTCTGAATGCTGTTCTGGTTTTCTAGGGTGCCCCTGAGGGAGTCATCGACCGCTGTAATTACGTGCGTGTGGGCACAACCCGTGTGCCGTTGACAGGCCCCGTGAAGGAAAAGATCATGTCAGTGATCAAGGAGTGGGGCACTGGTCGGGACACCCTACGATGCCTGGCCCTGGCCACCCGGGACACACCGCCCAAACGAGAGGAGATGGTTCTGGATGACTCAGCCAAGTTCATGGAGTATGAGGTGAGCCAGCGAAGGACTCTGTTTTGGGAATTGTGTTGAGGCAGTTTTCCCGATGGCTCCATCTTCCCGGCCACCGCTTGTCATTCCCTACTGCATCAAGTCAATGACTGTGCACTATGAATCCTCAAATCACAGGGCATTAAGGGGTGGCAGGTTTATGAATCATCTAACCCAGCTAGATCTAACCTAGCCctcaggaaactgaggtaggccagcctcaactacacaggcaagaccctgtttcagccgggcggtggtggcacacgcctttaatcccagcactcaggaggcagaggcagggggatctctgtgagttctaggccagcctgggctacagagtgagttccaggaaaggtgcaaagctacacagagaaactctgtctcgaaaaaccaaaaaagaaaaaagaaaaagaccctgtttcaaaaaacaaccacaaaaacaaaagccaagggAAGATGATTTAGTCCAGTACTGCTTTGCGTgtggtgctggggctggaacctggGGACAGGCAGGTGTGCGATGCCCGAGCTGCACCTGCAGCCACCATCTACATTAACTGTGCTCTGGGGACTGGTGATGTTGCATTCCAGAAGGGAATCCTTGTCACCCAGTGCAGTGTCTGAGCTTGTTTTGAGGTGATTAATGTATTTCCTGATACAGGCTTCCCGCTTGCTGTGGGCTCTGAGCAGCCCCAAAAGCTCACTGCCTGCATTATGGGGGCAGATTATAGCCTGCTAGGTGACAGGATGTGCTCAGAGGGATGGACTAGTGACAGGTCTGCTAAGGAGACACTACCATGCTAACatgtagcttttcttttcttcttatttttacttattttttcttgttgttgttgttgagatggtcttgttatgtagccggggctggccctgaactcacactCATGATCTTCTCTttacctcctgagggctggaatcCCAGGTgtacccaccacacccagcttcagcTCTCCTTTTTGCAGCAGGCCTCGGCACTGCAGAGTACGCAGGCATTATAAGGAATATGAGAAATGTTTCGTGCCTGTGCTTCCTGTGTAGATGTCTAACACCAGGCCCCACGGCAGCATGCTCCAGCCTCCCCAGCATCACCGCCCATCTTCCTCTGAACTTCCTCCTGTTTGTACCAGATCACTCCTTAACCGGTGGCCACCCACGTCTTTTCCAGATGGACCTGACGTTTGTTGGTGTTGTGGGCATGTTGGATCCACCCCGCAAGGAGGTCACAGGCTCTATCCAGCTGTGCCGTGATGCTGGGATCCGAGTGATCATGATCACTGGGGACAACAAGGGTACAGCCATTGCTATCTGCCGACGGATTGGCATCTTTTCGGAGAATGAGGAGGTGACAGATCGGGCCTACACTGGCCGTGAGTTTGATGATCTGCCCCTGGCTGAGCAGCGGGAAGCCTGCAGACGCGCCTGCTGCTTCGCCCGTGTGGAACCCTCACACAAGTCCAAGATTGTGGAGTACCTGCAGTCCTATGATGAGATCACAGCCATGGTGAGCAGCTCCAGAGGGCTGCCTGGGTCAAGGCTCTGAGTGTCCCCAGGCATGCTCAGAGGCCCCAGTGACATGCACAGGGGAGAGGGATTCAGTTTCTGCCTGGAGTCTGAGGGAGGGGCATAAGGTGTCTGGAACTTTGAGtttctcactttctccttccttctgccttcagACAGGGGATGGTGTCAATGATGCCCCTGCCCTGAAGAAGGCCGAGATTGGCATTGCCATGGGATCTGGTACTGCTGTGGCTAAGACAGCCTCTGAGATGGTACTAGCTGACGACAACTTCTCCACTATTGTGGCTGCCGTGGAGGAGGGCCGAGCCATCTACAACAACATGAAGCAGTTCATCCGCTACCTCATTTCCTCCAACGTGGGCGAGGTGGTCTGGTGAGTAGCCAGGGCGGGCatccagaaacaaaaacaaaaacaaaaaccagggctGAAAGGGGTGATCATGGGACTTGGGGCAGGATCAGTGTATGACCTCCTTCCTTCGGCAGTATCTTCCTGACAGCCGCCTTGGGGCTGCCCGAGGCCCTGATCCCTGTGCAGCTGCTCTGGGTGAACTTGGTGACCGATGGGCTCCCTGCTACGGCTCTGGGATTCAACCCACCTGACCTGGACATCATGGACCGTCCCCCCAGGAGTCCCAAGGAGCCTCTCATCAGCGGCTGGCTCTTTTTCCGCTACATGGCAATTGGGGGTGAGCAGGAAGGGACTCAACAACCCTTCCGAGCCCCTGGGACTGACCTTTGTCCCTGATGCTAACCTCTCCCAAGTCAAGCTGCCCAAAGGCACCTCTTCCTCAACCAGCTGTCTCCAGCTGTgttatctcttcagccctgaccTGAACTCCCTTTCTCGCCTCCACAGGCTACGTGGGTGCAGCCACTGTGGGGGCAGCTGCCTGGTGGTTCTTGTATGCAGAAGACGGGCCTCATGTCAGCTACCACCAGCTGGTAGGAGGATGGGGCAGTGGGCACTGGGAGGCATCTTGAAGGCTTTTGTGGATCTCAGACTGCTGTCT includes:
- the Atp2a1 gene encoding sarcoplasmic/endoplasmic reticulum calcium ATPase 1 isoform X3, encoding MEAAHSKSTEECLSYFGVSETTGLTPDQVKRHLEKYGPNELPAEEGKSLWELVVEQFEDLLVRILLLAACISFVLAWFEEGEETVTAFVEPFVILLILIANAIVGVWQERNAENAIEALKEYEPEMGKVYRADRKSVQRIKARDIVPGDIVEVAVGDKVPADIRILSIKSTTLRVDQSILTGESVSVIKHTDPVPDPRAVNQDKKNMLFSGTNIAAGKAVGIVATTGVSTEIGKIRDQMAATEQDKTPLQQKLDEFGEQLSKVISLICVAVWLINIGHFNDPVHGGSWFRGAIYYFKIAVALAVAAIPEGLPAVITTCLALGTRRMAKKNAIVRSLPSVETLGCTSVICSDKTGTLTTNQMSVCKMFIIDKVDGDVCSLNEFSITGSTYAPEGEVLKNDKPIRAGQYDGLVELATICALCNDSSLDFNETKGVYEKVGEATETALTTLVEKMNVFNTEVRSLSKVERANACNSVIRQLMKKEFTLEFSRDRKSMSVYCSPAKSSRAAVGNKMFVKGAPEGVIDRCNYVRVGTTRVPLTGPVKEKIMSVIKEWGTGRDTLRCLALATRDTPPKREEMVLDDSAKFMEYEMDLTFVGVVGMLDPPRKEVTGSIQLCRDAGIRVIMITGDNKGTAIAICRRIGIFSENEEVTDRAYTGREFDDLPLAEQREACRRACCFARVEPSHKSKIVEYLQSYDEITAMTGDGVNDAPALKKAEIGIAMGSGTAVAKTASEMVLADDNFSTIVAAVEEGRAIYNNMKQFIRYLISSNVGEVVCIFLTAALGLPEALIPVQLLWVNLVTDGLPATALGFNPPDLDIMDRPPRSPKEPLISGWLFFRYMAIGGYVGAATVGAAAWWFLYAEDGPHVSYHQLTHFMQCTEHNPEFDGLDCEVFEAPEPMTMALSVLVTIEMCNALNSLSENQSLLRMPPWVNIWLLGSICLSMSLHFLILYVDPLPMIFKLRALDFTQWLMVLKISLPVIGLDELLKFIARNYLEDPEDERRK